tctGATCAACTGAAATATCAGTGTAGAGATATTTGAGTATAATCAAGGCTTTCATTGGCTAAGGCTTTCTACTGTCTTCATATAGTTCAAAAATCCAAAAACATATtactttcctctttattttctaagtaaTTTAGACTGGCAACTAGCACAGCTATTTAAAGGAACAGTAAtgccatttattttcatttattaataatttctgaTATCCTGGGTATTTTATATGTTCTAATTCCTAAAACACAACAAAAGGATGCATTTAACCTAAAGAATATTCTCTAAGACATGctatttcttaaatttgagtCAGGAATAATTACATTTAGATGATTATCTGTATTCCACTGTGTCACAAAAGGAAGAGATGAGATAGAAACATTTACACAACTTGGAAGATGGCTTGATAAGGAGGGAAGGCCCTAATTACAGAATGTTTTAAtgtgtctttattctttttaagaacCTAAGACAAATtagtttaacaaaatatttaaattctggcTTGAAGAAGAAATTAGGAGATAATAAATAGGTAAAACTGATATCTGAATAACATCTTTATTGAAAACAATATTTGTATacaaagttgttgttttttatttttgagaagggactcactatattgcccaggctggccttgaactcctgggcttaagtAATCCTGCTGCTTCAGTCTCCTTAGTACccagaattataggcatgtgccatgccCAGctatacaaagatttttttaaatgattatgttAATCATGACCATATAAATTGGTTTatactttcatttctgtttatgaaTAGTATTTTCTATAGAAAGattaatttttgataaaaatggttaattttaaaattaagaatttgtaGCTAAGTTTGCtacaaattattcttttatacatttattattttctttagtacTGGGGACTTAAAAGcacaggggcactttgccactaagctacatcctagcatcttttatttatttcactttttgagacaaggtctcaataagttgaggttggtcttgaacttttgaCCCTCCCGCTTCAGCATCCCAAATAGCTGGTATTAGAGAGATATACCATTGtacctggcttctttcttttccctttttttcccttccttcctttcctttctttctctcttgcccttccccttcctccccctccatctcttccttcttcccccctccatctcttccttcctctcttttcctctgaacccaggagctcttaaCCTCTGACCCACATCccagcattttaaattttgaaacagtttcTTGCTGAGCTGCagaaggcctcactaagtttctgaggctagccttgaacttgtgaccctcctacctcagcctctagagccatgGGGAtaataggcatatgccactgtgcctggcttgcacCCAACTTCTTTAAAGACAATTTCACAAACTTTATTATTGTAGTTTTAAGCAACGACCACCATCCCATTTTAAAAGAAGTAAGAAAGCATTGTGGAAAAAACTGCATGCATTTAGAGTACCTTTTTACCTGCAAACTCCATAATCCCCTGTTCCCTTTGAGGATTATAAGATGCTAATGGTCTGTAGGTTTCTATTTCTATAGAAATCATTATAAAAACATACAGACCACCTCAGTTAGTACACTTTTTAAGCAGCATGGAGAATTATTCCAATGGATTAGATAATATAACCAAATAACAGGAAAGctggaagaaatcaggaaaaaatgtatttttatttaccttgAGTTAGACATTAGAACCCATACCCAGCTCAGCTGAAATTGTACTTGTGTTAAAAGCATTCATGATTTCTCCACAGATATGTCACAGATACCCATATACTTAAGTCAAAGTCTAATAAGACCACATATTGAGATAAATCTTAGTAATTACAACACTTTATTAGCTGGAGAAAAAGAACAAGGTTGTTTTATATTACTGGCTTTCTAACTCAAAACCCATTCATAATTTGTAGGGATATATTGATATtgttatctttctattttctaatagtacagaaatttaaaatgtagaaaattcaattttaataagtTCATCAAAACTATTGCTTCTGTTGTCATAAAAAGCTTATCTCTTTACTCTTTGATACctttaagttataaaaaaatgtCATTACCTACATTTCTTTTCACAAACAACCATCTTTCTGGATGTCTTTCTGCTCAGAACACAGAGACAGTTCAGTATTGTATTGAGCTTAAAGTAAACATTGTTTTATTATGCAATGTGATCTAGTTACACTTTGACTATGGTTTAATGTGCTCTGCCACGTTACTTTATAGAGAAGCTTACTTACCTGAAGTCAGAAACCCTGCATGTAAGAAAACAATAGTTAGGTACACTCTGTTAAAATTGTGAGTTAATTCCCTCACTATATTTAAGGTAGTGTACCAGATATAAGATGAAATCGGCCTTCTCAAGAAGAgataatatagatatttttaacGCAATGTTAAAATAGCCGAAACACAAATGTGCCCAAAAGTTACAAGAAACTCAGCTTGTTTGAGGGACAAGATGATGGAAGTCATCTGAGAaccttgcttagggccttgctaagttgcagaggctgggtttgaactcgcaatcttcctgcctcagcatcctaagttgctaggattacaggcatgtatgaTGGTGCCTGGCTTGGTTTAGTTTTATTTCCATGGTGtgagggattgaatccagggcctcacacatgccaagcgagtactctaccactgaactatattctcaGTCCCCAAGTTTCTAATAAGGTGATACAGAAATAAATCTTAGTAGTTGGTCAAGGGATActttataaagataaaacatttgaaCTCACGATGAGATGAGAAGAAATTTGGATAATGACtgtcaactaaaacaaaatacatgtgCAAAATAAGGAAGAGTTGGACGTTAAATGTATTTCattaagaaaaggaatgaaagcaTAAAGCATATAAAGAGATTCTTTGAGATGAACTTAGAGTCTTGAGCATTATGATCAGGAATTTGGATTTTGTTTAGCAGATCAGAGGGAACCATCATAGTttttccctccaaaaaaaagtaaaacaaaacaaaacaaaaaaccagaatgAACCATAGTTTAGGAAGAAAAATCTGGTTGCAATGATTACAGACAATAGAATGAAAATGAGAAGATCAGATAGAAGgccattaaaataatgaaagacaaaGATGAGGTTCTTAGAACAGTAGCAGAGATGAAAAGCTCTGCAGAGATCTAATTAAATGGATTTAATGCCTGAATGTAGGGATGATTGTCTCCATGGAGATGGTGAAACAAATAGGGAACAGAGAGTGAGCTGGATAACAAGTCCTGTTTTTACATGCAACACTTGAAAGATCAGTAGAATGCTGACTAGGCAAGTTGGGCTGTGTGTCTGCTGCCTAGGGAAAGGATTAGAGATAGAGATTTGGGGATCATCCAAATGGAGGTAACAATTAAAGTCCTTTGGAGTGAGGAGATTAAGGGCTGTGGGAAGGGAACAGAAGCATGGGGCAATATCTTGAAGAACTACTCAGTCCTGTATCCAGTGCTGTGGgtagaaaatacttgaaaaaaaactGTATCTGTACTGAACTTGTACAGACTTCTTTTTTGTCTTATAATTATTCCATAAGTACAACAACTATTTAAATAGCCTTTAGactgtattagatattataagtaatgtaGAGGTggtttaaagtatacaggaggatatacatagtttatatgcaaatattgtgccatttccccaccaccaccaccttttatttttaactgtgctattttatacaagggacttgagcattcaCAAATTTTAGTAGTCTTTGGGGAATCATGAAACCAATCCCTCATGGATATTGAGGGAATTATACTTGACAGACATAAGGGAAAAAACTTGACAATTGTAATAGAGGTAAGGGGAATGAGACTGAGAAGAAACTATTGGTTTGACAATAAGGACGGTGGTAATAGTTAAGAAAAGTTTCAGTTAAATAGCCAAGCTAACAAGCACATTACCAGAACAAAAATAATCAGGCAAAGAAAAGAGGCAACCTTTGAGACTTTTCACAGTGAGGTCAAGACAAAAGTAGAAACTTACTTTCAGGCTGGGgataaaaacaagcaaagaaataaaaatagaaatggtgTGAGACATCGAGTGGGGAGGATGAAACAGGTGATAACCAAAGGAGcccaaataaaaggaaagtaattAACATCAAGAtgttaaagaagaaattcatCTTATGGACTGAACTGTcacttctgcaaaaaaaaaaaaaaaaagtatattaaagtCCAAACTCCCAGGATGGTGATGTAGCTCGGGGACAGAGCACCTGACtggcatgcccaaggccctgtgttcaatctccagtatcacaaaataaacaaaacactgaaCAGAAATTCATGCCCAACATTATAGTCATACTCATTGTAGACCAGACATGAAACATTTAGAGCAAATATAATGTagggggtgggaggtggagcTTCTCTATATTATGACACTGAATCAAAGAAGGCAAAGGATAGTCAGacacagtggtatacacctgtaatcccattggctcaggaggctgagacagaaggatcatgagttcaaagacagtctcagcaaaagtgaggtgctaagcaactctgtgagactctgtctctaaataaaatataaaatagggctgggaatgtggcttagtggccaagtgctcctgagttcaatccctggtactccctcccccctcaaaaaaagggCAAAGGACAAATAGTTGCATGTCCTTTAGTATTTGGTCTTCTACATTCAGAAAATAacaaccatttctttttcttttttcttttcctacaatAATATATGGGTGAAAAGAGTATTTCAAGCTGAATGTGATGGCATGAACCTATAATTCTCACTACTtggaaagctaaggcaggaggatcgtaagtttgaggccagtgtgcgcaatttattgagaccctgtctcaaaataaaaaagggctggggatgaagcttatTGATGGAACACTTGCATAGAATgctcaagttcaatccccagtactgttaaaaaaaaatacataagtatattttcttttactttaagtTAGTAAGGTAagtatcaaatttaaaacaatttttacctTAAAAGATAAATGTAGTAATAGATCATGATCCAAAACCCAAGACATACAAGTCTTACCATGGGCTGTGCTCAATAACAGCTCAGGTGCCAGGTAGTCTGGGGTTCCTAGAATTCGCCCATCATCCATTGGGGCTGCCCCTCTTCTCACACTTTTTGGAGTTCGGTATGAAGTTCCTGATTTGATCTGATTTGGGGTCTGCTAATTCAAAAGGATTTTAAGagacaataaataaatcttaattcTTTTTACCAAAAGTAaagtactaaaattaaaaaaagctaGATCATGGACTGGTAGGTATATAAGATACACTCAATGGGTTCACAACTAGTTGTAATTATGAAAAAGTCCTTACATGTAATGAAATTCAGTAGCTTAGATAACATCAATTATTTTGATAACATCTAGATACACAAGAAACAATGAAaaggtgcacaattttttttttttttttttgtaccagggattgaacttaggggcgcttaatcactgagctatattctcagccctttttaattttgagatagggtcttgctaaattggctagggccttgctaagttgctgaggctggctttgaactcttgatcctcctgcctcagtctcctgagctgctgggattacaggtgtgcgccatagtgcctggcaagaaaaaaaaattgacagtatGGATAAACACAAAGCTTAGGAAGATTTACTGAGAAAAGTTGTTGCTGACAAATGATTGAATTATTAGGACAATATGTGATAAACTAAATATAAACAACCTCCTGTACTTACTGGCATTTAAAAggttttaagaaaattgtttaaCAATCTTTTGAGTCCTGGAGGACCAGTACTGCATATAGTTGGAAAAATAGGCTCTGAGGTTGAGGCACTTCTAAGTCCTAAGTAAGTTCTAGTTTTATAACCTAAATTCAGAGTTCCTGCTTTTTGTATTATGATGTCcttccaaaggaagaaaaaatataaagcttttGGTTTAAAAGGTAAGgtttagaaaataaacataatttgttgttatttttatttacttatttattgttaccagggattgaacccaggagcatttaaccactgagacacttccccagcccttttttatatttcattgagagacagagtctcactgagttgcttagggcctggctaagttgctgaggctggtcttgaacttgtgatcctcttgactcaccctcctgagctgctgagattacaagcatgagccacagCACCtagattgttattttaattatatacattttaactttttttctataaCGAGATCATCTAAATGTGTCCTTGGAAGACACTAGGTTAAGAGTAGATTTTAATTTGTCAGGATTAACCCAACTACTACATATAACCATAAAGCTCTattaataaaggaagaaagtagaCTTTAATTTTGTATTGTATAGTATTGCTGATAAAGTAAAAATGTGTGATTATATTTGCTTAGAAAAGTATACTGTGCTATACAAATGAAAGTTACTATTGTTAGGTAATAAACATTATTACTACAGTTTTACCATTCTGCAAGAAAACTTCCAACAATTCATAGATTCTTGATAAGGAGAATGAAACCATACAGTTAATTAATACCTTATACTCTACCTGAGAGGTGAATGTCTTTCTTAATAATTTACTTTTCTAAAATTCaaagaacaaattattaaaaagctGTAATGTACCTGATATGGCATATAGGGTGTTCCTTTATGAGTAGGGGTGATAGCCATGGGATCTGAGCCAGTATAACCACATGAAATATCCATTGCATCAAAAGAAGTGATGCTCATCTTGGATGGTTCTGAATTATTGGATGCATTAATATGACTATTAAAACTTCGAAAAACTACAGCatttcttttataaagagttaaggTCTTCAATACATCTGAAGAAGGAGCTAATATTTTTTGGTTATTATCTTGGATAACAGGGTTCTCATCTTGTTTTGGCAAGGTATTTTCTTGGCAGTTTGGTGATACAATAAGTAGATCTTCAATATTTGATTCTTCAAAAGAGGATTCCTTGAAACTTTTATCTGGATCTAAGGATTGTCTTTCTAATGAACTTTCCATGATAGAACTTCCAGGAAAAGACAAATCTGAGTCCATATTAATACTTTTGGGACCTCTATCATCATCAGAGCatagaaaattagaatttaagtAGTCCTTATTAGTCTTTTCACAATCTTCCTCTAGTTCACACATAAGGTTTTTTGCTATCGTTGGTATAGGTAATTTTTCTGATGTTTGTTGTTCATCAGTAAAATAATCGACAATGTTTTCCTTATTAGCACAGTCATTTTGCTGACTTCTGTGCACTGATAATTTCAACTTCTGAACTTCAGCTGTTAAGCCTGAATTTTGATTTGTGTTACAATTCATCATACTATGGTTATACTCCccacagttttttttattttgtataatttcctGACAAGGACTAGAGTCAACCaactcaatttttctttttaaacttttttttccaaggTGCTCTTCAGATACATCACTAGAATTTACATTCCACTGCTTTGACTCATGGAAACTAGACTGAATTGTGTCAGTAGCCATATTTACATTAATTACATCCAGTTCTCTTGCTTCCCAAGAAACTTCCCCAGAGAAGCATTTTTTAGCAAGGTTTACACAAGAGCTTCCAGTGGCAGGAATGGCACTGGGGTTGTGAATGGGAGAAAGGGCTAACTCAAGATCCTTTATATGGAAACTTTTGGTCTCAACAGCATTTGCAGATTTTGCACATAACTTGTCAACTGTATTCCAACTCATCATTGTAGAGCCCGATGCTTCATCACTTTcctgagaagaagagaaatacttttttagttttataaagcTGAGATTCTTTTTTCGGGGGGATGGGAggctatcagggattgaactcaggggcactcgaccactgagccacatccccagccctattttatattttatttagagatggagtctcactgcgttgcttagcacctcgcttttgctgagggtggctttgaactcatgatcctcctgcctctctacCTTCTGGCCATCTAGGTATGATATATAACCCATAAAATATAATGCTACCTATTTTCACTAAAACAAAAGGACAATAATCacagagaattaaaaagaaatataagcaaataGGGCATAAGTTTATGCACATTATTTTGAGTGAAACATAATCTGAAATATAAGTCAATTATCCTTTATTACGTAGGTTGATAGTATACTACATATTATTATGAGTAACATATTTAGGCAAATTTGGACATTATGTATATATCTGTTTTGTAGTAGGGGTATATGAATGATTCTGTTTCAAAGTACAAAATGCCTAGAGcttgaaaattaaacaataaaaaattaaatgggaaaaacATTGTTATTAAACATGTATCACTTCGAATGAATAATAATGCCAAAAATAGCAGGAATTAAAATCTTTTGTCAATATGAGGAACTGATGATACATTGATAACAAAATGCTTTTCTCAAAACTGAATTCCAACTATCTGCAAGTGTTCATGTATACGCAATAGCTTTGTATGTAATATTGCAAAATAATTCATGGTGACAAGGATTTTTATAAGATTACTCCATTAGAGtgatgctttttattatttatttatttaagttgtagatggacataatacctttatttaatttatttatttatatgtggtgctgaggattgaacccagtgcctcacatgtgctaggcaagtgctctactactgagccacaaccccaatcaaCCATTAGAATGATTCTTCAGTAAACTCTTATATTGTCTATTTTTGAAGTACAAATATCAAACTTTAATAACTATTATTATCTTACTTAATAAGGAGGATCATTTAGTTAACAACCAAAAAGGAAATTCCTGAATTACAATTCATGATCTCACAAGCACAGAAAAAGATGTATTTAGGGATCAGTACAAGGTTATCAGAGAGCTCCTTATGGTCCATTATCACTCCTCTGATCACAACTTGAGAAGCACTACTATAATCTAACCTTTGTGTTCCTCAAGGATGCAgaagtgggaggaaaaaaaggaaagctgTATATGTTTTTCCTATAGCATATATTATTTATAGCACAGCCTataaagagaggagaaaaaaattactgagaataaaaagcaaataaatataatccaaattatttattttatcaaatggaAGGTTTATTCTAATCTAACATTATTTTATCAGCATTCTTTGAAGACATAATTATACTTTTACATTTTAGTTCCTATCTCTTTTAGTACTATAgctttaaaaacttaataaagtaaaagcaaagtgaggctgaggcagagagcaCTCTCTAGAGAGAGACGGGGACATCTCCAATCAGAGAATGACACGGAGACAATGCTgtttccaaatttattactgtttctAGCTTTAATAACCTTCTTTTGGTGGGAAGGGGtaacgggggattgaactcagggaccctcgACCAcggacccacatccccagccctattttgtattttatttagagacaaggtctcactgagttgctcaaggccttgctaaattgctgaaatttgaactcacaatcctcctgtctcagcatcccgagccactggggttacactcgtatgccaccatgcctggcttaataacttttttaaaaggcaaaaacaatacatagattaagtaaattaatttaacaaaatccaCTCGTTTGGTGAGCAGTCTCCTCAGAACAGATACTTTTAAGGGCATACCCCTATTACCTTTGTGGTATAAAAGCTATTTCTAAAGAGTTACCATTCCTTAAAGTGAGAAATTAGTGGGAAAAAGTATAGAAGGAGGTATTTGGAGTTCTAAAGATTAGAagcaaatacacaaaacaaaaacctcaataTGCTGGTGTGTGTATCATAGTtgggaattaaaaagaaaagcccatCTAGATTCCTAGAAGCATTTACTATAAGTCTACTATAATTATTTAATCAGTATATTTTAAGTAAGAGCAGTTTCccaacaaaatgagaaataaaatatttcaaaagaattggCAACAAATGAAGAATTTTTGATAATATCTTGAGTGTCATTCATGAAacaatttcatttccttataGGGTTTATATGAAAAGCTATGGTGTCTTTCTCATTCATTTGATAAACACATTTGGTtttgagtaaaataaatgttctccTAACCTGGCAATCCTTTTCCCATTTGGGACTGCTGTGACACTCTGATTCCACACTGGATACAAAGGTGTGGGATTGACTACTGGCACTAGAGGTAGCCAGTCTTTTCCTAGACTGGAGCAGATTTGAAGTTAGACATTTCACAGGAACTCCTGGGTTGGAGGCAAATGTTTCAAGACCTGTAGgaaaaagtaaatattgaaaCTTATGTCAAAGCTTTCTTAATTCCTCACTGAACCTGAATCTTTACTGATA
The sequence above is drawn from the Urocitellus parryii isolate mUroPar1 chromosome 9, mUroPar1.hap1, whole genome shotgun sequence genome and encodes:
- the Mastl gene encoding serine/threonine-protein kinase greatwall isoform X2, whose product is MESNPPSEENEGGAATGECVNKIPVPRPPSIEDFTIMKPISRGAFGKVYLGQKGGKLYAVKVVKKADMINKNMTHQVQAERDALALSKSPFIVHLYYSLQSANNVYLIMEYLIGGDVKSLLHIYGYFDEEMAVKYISEVALALDYLHRHGIIHRDLKPDNMLISNEGHIKLTDFGLSKVTLNRDINMMDILTTPSMAKPKEDYSRTPGQVLSLISSLRFFTPVAEKNQDSIDNISTHLSETTQFSQGLICPMSIDQKEANPYSSKLLKSCLETFASNPGVPVKCLTSNLLQSRKRLATSSASSQSHTFVSSVESECHSSPKWEKDCQESDEASGSTMMSWNTVDKLCAKSANAVETKSFHIKDLELALSPIHNPSAIPATGSSCVNLAKKCFSGEVSWEARELDVINVNMATDTIQSSFHESKQWNVNSSDVSEEHLGKKSLKRKIELVDSSPCQEIIQNKKNCGEYNHSMMNCNTNQNSGLTAEVQKLKLSVHRSQQNDCANKENIVDYFTDEQQTSEKLPIPTIAKNLMCELEEDCEKTNKDYLNSNFLCSDDDRGPKSINMDSDLSFPGSSIMESSLERQSLDPDKSFKESSFEESNIEDLLIVSPNCQENTLPKQDENPVIQDNNQKILAPSSDVLKTLTLYKRNAVVFRSFNSHINASNNSEPSKMSITSFDAMDISCGYTGSDPMAITPTHKGTPYMPYQTPNQIKSGTSYRTPKSVRRGAAPMDDGRILGTPDYLAPELLLSTAHGPAVDWWALGVCLFEFLTGIPPFNDETPQQVFQNILKRDIPWPEGDEKLSDNAQSAVEILLTIDDTERAGMKELKRHPLFSDVDWENLQHQTMPFIPQPDNETDTSYFEARNNAQHLTVSGFSL
- the Mastl gene encoding serine/threonine-protein kinase greatwall isoform X1, which encodes MESNPPSEENEGGAATGECVNKIPVPRPPSIEDFTIMKPISRGAFGKVYLGQKGGKLYAVKVVKKADMINKNMTHQVQAERDALALSKSPFIVHLYYSLQSANNVYLIMEYLIGGDVKSLLHIYGYFDEEMAVKYISEVALALDYLHRHGIIHRDLKPDNMLISNEGHIKLTDFGLSKVTLNRDINMMDILTTPSMAKPKEDYSRTPGQVLSLISSLRFFTPVAEKNQDSIDNISTHLSETTQFSQGLICPMSIDQKEANPYSSKLLKSCLETFASNPGVPVKCLTSNLLQSRKRLATSSASSQSHTFVSSVESECHSSPKWEKDCQESDEASGSTMMSWNTVDKLCAKSANAVETKSFHIKDLELALSPIHNPSAIPATGSSCVNLAKKCFSGEVSWEARELDVINVNMATDTIQSSFHESKQWNVNSSDVSEEHLGKKSLKRKIELVDSSPCQEIIQNKKNCGEYNHSMMNCNTNQNSGLTAEVQKLKLSVHRSQQNDCANKENIVDYFTDEQQTSEKLPIPTIAKNLMCELEEDCEKTNKDYLNSNFLCSDDDRGPKSINMDSDLSFPGSSIMESSLERQSLDPDKSFKESSFEESNIEDLLIVSPNCQENTLPKQDENPVIQDNNQKILAPSSDVLKTLTLYKRNAVVFRSFNSHINASNNSEPSKMSITSFDAMDISCGYTGSDPMAITPTHKGTPYMPYQQTPNQIKSGTSYRTPKSVRRGAAPMDDGRILGTPDYLAPELLLSTAHGPAVDWWALGVCLFEFLTGIPPFNDETPQQVFQNILKRDIPWPEGDEKLSDNAQSAVEILLTIDDTERAGMKELKRHPLFSDVDWENLQHQTMPFIPQPDNETDTSYFEARNNAQHLTVSGFSL
- the Mastl gene encoding serine/threonine-protein kinase greatwall isoform X5, which produces MESNPPSEENEGGAATGECVNKIPVPRPPSIEDFTIMKPISRGAFGKVYLGQKGGKLYAVKVVKKADMINKNMTHQVQAERDALALSKSPFIVHLYYSLQSANNVYLIMEYLIGGDVKSLLHIYGYFDEEMAVKYISEVALALDYLHRHGIIHRDLKPDNMLISNEGHIKLTDFGLSKVTLNRDINMMDILTTPSMAKPKEDYSRTPGQVLSLISSLRFFTPVAEKNQDSIDNISTHLSETTQFSQGLICPMSIDQKEANPYSSKLLKSCLETFASNPGVPVKCLTSNLLQSRKRLATSSASSQSHTFVSSVESECHSSPKWEKDCQESDEASGSTMMSWNTVDKLCAKSANAVETKSFHIKDLELALSPIHNPSAIPATGSSCVNLAKKCFSGEVSWEARELDVINVNMATDTIQSSFHESKQWNVNSSDVSEEHLGKKSLKRKIELVDSSPCQEIIQNKKNCGEYNHSMMNCNTNQNSGLTAEVQKLKLSVHRSQQNDCANKENIVDYFTDEQQTSEKLPIPTIAKNLMCELEEDCEKTNKDYLNSNFLCSDDDRGPKSINMDSDLSFPGSSIMESSLERQSLDPDKSFKESSFEESNIEDLLIVSPNCQENTLPKQDENPVIQDNNQKILAPSSDVLKTLTLYKRNAVVFRSFNSHINASNNSEPSKMSITSFDAMDISCGYTGSDPMAITPTHKGTPYMPYQTPNQIKSGTSYRTPKSVRRGAAPMDDGRILGTPDYLAPELLLSTAHDIPWPEGDEKLSDNAQSAVEILLTIDDTERAGMKELKRHPLFSDVDWENLQHQTMPFIPQPDNETDTSYFEARNNAQHLTVSGFSL
- the Mastl gene encoding serine/threonine-protein kinase greatwall isoform X4, which translates into the protein MESNPPSEENEGGAATGECVNKIPVPRPPSIEDFTIMKPISRGAFGKVYLGQKGGKLYAVKVVKKADMINKNMTHQVQAERDALALSKSPFIVHLYYSLQSANNVYLIMEYLIGGDVKSLLHIYGYFDEEMAVKYISEVALALDYLHRHGIIHRDLKPDNMLISNEGHIKLTDFGLSKVTLNRDINMMDILTTPSMAKPKEDYSRTPGQVLSLISSLRFFTPVAEKNQDSIDNISTHLSETTQFSQGLICPMSIDQKEANPYSSKLLKSCLETFASNPGVPVKCLTSNLLQSRKRLATSSASSQSHTFVSSVESECHSSPKWEKDCQESDEASGSTMMSWNTVDKLCAKSANAVETKSFHIKDLELALSPIHNPSAIPATGSSCVNLAKKCFSGEVSWEARELDVINVNMATDTIQSSFHESKQWNVNSSDVSEEHLGKKSLKRKIELVDSSPCQEIIQNKKNCGEYNHSMMNCNTNQNSGLTAEVQKLKLSVHRSQQNDCANKENIVDYFTDEQQTSEKLPIPTIAKNLMCELEEDCEKTNKDYLNSNFLCSDDDRGPKSINMDSDLSFPGSSIMESSLERQSLDPDKSFKESSFEESNIEDLLIVSPNCQENTLPKQDENPVIQDNNQKILAPSSDVLKTLTLYKRNAVVFRSFNSHINASNNSEPSKMSITSFDAMDISCGYTGSDPMAITPTHKGTPYMPYQTPNQIKSGTSYRTPKSVRRGAAPMDDGRILGTPDYLAPELLLSTAHGFLTSGPAVDWWALGVCLFEFLTGIPPFNDETPQQVFQNILKRDIPWPEGDEKLSDNAQSAVEILLTIDDTERAGMKELKRHPLFSDVDWENLQHQTMPFIPQPDNETDTSYFEARNNAQHLTVSGFSL
- the Mastl gene encoding serine/threonine-protein kinase greatwall isoform X3, with the translated sequence MESNPPSEENEGGAATGECVNKIPVPRPPSIEDFTIMKPISRGAFGKVYLGQKGGKLYAVKVVKKADMINKNMTHQVQAERDALALSKSPFIVHLYYSLQSANNVYLIMEYLIGGDVKSLLHIYGYFDEEMAVKYISEVALALDYLHRHGIIHRDLKPDNMLISNEGHIKLTDFGLSKVTLNRDINMMDILTTPSMAKPKEDYSRTPGQVLSLISSLRFFTPVAEKNQDSIDNISTHLSETTQFSQGLICPMSIDQKEANPYSSKLLKSCLETFASNPGVPVKCLTSNLLQSRKRLATSSASSQSHTFVSSVESECHSSPKWEKDCQESDEASGSTMMSWNTVDKLCAKSANAVETKSFHIKDLELALSPIHNPSAIPATGSSCVNLAKKCFSGEVSWEARELDVINVNMATDTIQSSFHESKQWNVNSSDVSEEHLGKKSLKRKIELVDSSPCQEIIQNKKNCGEYNHSMMNCNTNQNSGLTAEVQKLKLSVHRSQQNDCANKENIVDYFTDEQQTSEKLPIPTIAKNLMCELEEDCEKTNKDYLNSNFLCSDDDRGPKSINMDSDLSFPGSSIMESSLERQSLDPDKSFKESSFEESNIEDLLIVSPNCQENTLPKQDENPVIQDNNQKILAPSSDVLKTLTLYKRNAVVFRSFNSHINASNNSEPSKMSITSFDAMDISCGYTGSDPMAITPTHKGTPYMPYQQTPNQIKSGTSYRTPKSVRRGAAPMDDGRILGTPDYLAPELLLSTAHGFLTSGPAVDWWALGVCLFEFLTGIPPFNDETPQQVFQNILKRDIPWPEGDEKLSDNAQSAVEILLTIDDTERAGMKELKRHPLFSDVDWENLQHQTMPFIPQPDNETDTSYFEARNNAQHLTVSGFSL